The DNA window CCACGCCCGCGCCATCGCGGTGGTCGACGTGCATGGCAATGGTCCGGACTGGGGCGCGGTGGAACGCCTGATCAAAGAATGGCGGCCCGATGGCCTGGTGGTGGGCGACCCGCTCACCCTGGATGGTCAGGACCAGCCCAACCGCAAGCGCGCGCAGGGCTTTGCCCGCCAGCTGCGTGAACGTTTCAAGCTGCCGGTGGTGCTGGTCGACGAGCGTTCCAGCTCGGTCGAAGCCGCGCGCCGATTTGCGGTGGAGCGTGCCGAGGGGCGCAAGCGTCGTCGTGACGCTGCGACCCTGGACGCGGTTGCCGCCGCCGTCATCATCGAGCGCTGGTTGTCCGCGCCGGATGACGCAACCCCTGTTTCCTGACCCCTCAGATCCTGCCATGACCGCCACGCAACTCGATTCCGATGGACGCCTGCGCCACCTGCTGACCCTGGAAGGTCTGCCCCGCGAAACCCTGTTGCAGCTGTTGGACCGTGCCGGCCAGATCCGCGATGCCGCGGTGGGGCGTGTCGGCAACAAGCGCCAGGTACTGGCCGGTTCGGCGGTGTGCACGCTGTTCTTCGAGCCCTCCACCCGCACCCGCAGCTCGTTCCAGTTGGCCGCGCAGCGGCTGGGCGCGGACGTGCTGAACTTCGACGCGTCCACCTCGTCCACGCGCAAGGGCGAAACTGCCTGCGACACCTTGAAGAATCTGGAAGCGATGGGCGTGCGCGGCTTCATCGTTCGTCACCCCGATGACGGTGCCGTGGCCGCGCTGTCGCAAGCGGCAGGCGAGGGCACCGCGCTGATCAATGCCGGTGACGGTCGCAGCTCGCACCCCACCCAGGGCCTGCTCGACATGCTGACCCTGCGTCAGGCCAAGGGCGCGGATTTCTCGAAGATGAAGGTGTTGATTGTCGGCGACGTGAAGCACTCGCGCGTGGCCCGCACCGACCTGCATGCGCTGCGTACGCTCGGTGCCGGCGAGATCCGCGTGTGCGGCCCGCAGTCGCTGCTGCCGGACGACGAGACCTTGAAGGGCTGCATCGTCGGCCAGGACTTCGACGCCATGCTGGAAGGCGTGGATGCGCTGATGATGCTGCGCCTGCAGCGCGAGCGCATGGAAGAAGGCCTGGTGCCATCGATCGAGCAATACCACGCCGAATACGGCCTGACCGCCGATCGCTTGAAGCGCGCCGGCCAGGACGCCGCCGTGCTGCACCCCGGTCCGATCAACCGCGGCGTGGAAGTCACCGACGAAGTCGCCGACGGCCCGCAGTCGTGGGTATTGCGCCAGGTCGCCAACGGCGTCGCCGTGCGCATGGCGGTGCTGGAGACGCTGCTGGGTTGATGGGGGTGGTATCGACCAACGGTCGATACCTACCGTGGGGAACCGGTAGGCCACGACCGTTGGTCGTGGCGGGACGGGTGGCGATGTGTGTGATGTATCGACCAACGGTCGATACCTACCTCGGATCGTCTTCCAAGGGCCATCGACACCACGCATACGGGTATTGCCCGATTCGATCAGCAAGTCCGCCCGGGACCGGGTTCTCCATGACGTAGAACGCGTGCCGACGTAGAGCGGTCTCCGACCTCAGGCAGTGATCGTAATACCCGGTCTGCCAGACGCGGCCATTCCGCAGGTGCAAGCGGTTCAACATCAGCGCACTTCGGGATTTGAACCGTTGCGCCACGTACGACAGTGGCCGATTACCCAGTTGGAACAACCAATGCACGTGATCCGGCATCACCACCCAGGCCAGTGAATGGCTGAGTCCTTGAGCATCCAACAGTGGAAACAGCGCGGTAACGACGCGTGCATTGGCGGGGTCGTCAAACCAGGCGCGGCGATGTTCGCACACCATGGTCAATTCGTATGCATGGTTGGGCATCGACACGCGGCCGATGCGTAGGCGAGGGCTGTTCATCCCTCTATGGTGAAGAACGGACTATGTCGAGTATGTCGGCGAGCGCCTTGTCCTGGCGTCGGATGATGCCGGTATCGACCAACGGTCGATACCTACCGGTAGGCCACGACCGTTGGTCGTGGCGGGAGGCCCGTCGATGCGTGTGGGGGGTATCGACCAACGGTCGATACCTACCGGTAGGCCACGACCGTTGGTCGTGGCGGGAGGGCCGTCGATGCGTGTGGGGAGTATCGACCAACGGTCGATACCTACCGGTAAGACACGACCTTTCTGAAGCCGAATTACTGCCGTTGCGCCAACATCCATGCCCACATCTGTGCATCGGCATACGTGGCGTCCCACGCATTGTGGTTGCCCTGCGGATACTCCGTGTATCGCACATCCTTCGCGCCCGCTGCATCAAACGCGGCCTTCAAGCGGCGATCATCATCCGGCTTCACCACATCATCCAGCGCGCCGTGGAACATCCAGATCGGCGTGTCCTTCAACCGCTGCGCCATCACCGCATACGGGTCGGCCTCGCGTGCGACGGCTTCGACGAACAGGGTCGGGCGCACCGCGCGTGGCACCAGTACCGCGCCGCATACCGGCACAATCGCGGCAAAGCGCTGCGGATCATCCAGTGCGATGTTCCAGCTGCCATAGCCGCCCATCGACATGCCGGTCAGGTACTGACGCGCCGGGTCGGCACCGAATTCGGTGATCACCGCATCCAGGGCGGCAATCGCCGCACGGTTGTTGTCGCCCGACCACTCTTCGTCATCCGGCACCTGCGGCAGCACCACCAGCGCAGGGAAGGTATCCGCGTGGCGGCGAAGGTAAGGTCCGATGCCGGCCTCGGTCTGGGCATGGTTGTTGCTGCCGCGCTCGCCCGAGCCGTGCAGGAACAGCACTACTGGAAGCCTCCCGGCCTGCGCGTGGGCCCCGCGCGGGATGAACACCTGATAGTGCACGCTGCGCCCATCCAGCGTCACGCTGCGGGCTTCAAAACGACCCGTTGGATCCTCACGTGTTGGTGCGCAGCCCGCCAGCATCAGCAGCGCCACTGCGCACAGCAGCCAGACCATCGAACGTCGTGCCATGCCGCATCCTCGACTGAAATCGTTTTCAGTCTAGTCCGCCGGGCAGGGCAGAGCATCTTGCAGCGCATCAGTCCGGGCGTGGCGCAGCGGCCAGAATCTCGAGCTGCTCGATGGCCTCAGGGTGTCCTTCAGCCGCGGCGGCCTGCAGTTGGGCCAGCGTGGGGTGGACCACCAGCAGGATCGGGTTCTCGCACTCGGGGCAGTCGAACTCGGTTTCGTCCTCGTGCAGTTCCATCACCATGTCCCGCGCCGTTCCCCGCCATTCGCAGGCCGCGCAGGTATGCGCCTGCTCGCGCCAGCCAAGGGTGTAGTAGTTGTCCAGAGTGACGGCCATGCGCGTTCCGAAGTCAGTGCAGCAGAATGAGGGTGGCCAGGCCGAGGAAGCTGAAGAAGCCCATCACGTCGGTCACCGCGGTGACCACCACGGTGCCGGCCACGGCCGGATCGACATTCATGCGCTTGAGCAGCAGCGGCAGCAGCACGCCAGCCAGCGCCGCCGCACAGAAATTGATGATCAGCGCGAGCGTGATCACGACCGACAGCAGAATGCTCTGGAACCAGACGAAGGCGATCAGCCCGACCACGGTGCCTATCAAGGTGCCGTTGATCAACGCCACCCGCATTTCCTTCCACAGCAGGATGCGTGCATTGCTCTGGCCGACCTGGCCCAGCGCGATGCCACGCACCATCAGGGTCAGCACCTGCACCGCGGCATTGCCGCCGACGCCCGCCACAATCGGCATCAGCACGGCCAGCGCCACCACCTTCTGCAGGGTGAGTTCGAACTGGCCGATCACGCTGGCGGCGAGGAACGCGGTGCACAGGTTGATGCCCAGCCAGACCACGCGGCCGCGCACGGCACGCTTGATTGGCGAGAACAGGTCCTCTTCTTCGTCCAGACCGGCCGCGCCCAGTGCCTGGTGCTCGGCCTGCGCACGGATGATGTCCACCACGTCATCGATGGTGATGCGGCCGAGCAGGATGTTGTTGTCGTCCACCACCGGGGCGGACACCCAGTCATGGTCGGAGAACTGGCGGGCCACTTCCTCGGCACTTTCGCCCACGTCGATGGCCGGTTGCTCGTCATCGATCAGCCGGTTGATCGGGGTGTTGTCCTCGTGGGTGACCAGCGCGGCCAGCGACAGGCGGCCCAGGTACTGATGGCGGCGGCTGACCACGAACAGATGGTCGGTGTGGTCGGGCAGTTCACCACGCAGGCGCAGGTAGCGCAGCACCACGTCCACATTGACGTCGGCGCGCACGGTCACCACGTCCGGGTTCATCAAACGGCCGGCGGTATCCTCGGGGTAGGACAACACCTGTTCCAGGCGCTCGCGGTTCTCCCGGTCCATCGACTTCAGGACTTCGTCGATGACGGTGTCCGGCAAGTCCTCGACCAGGTCGGCCAGGTCGTCGATGTCCAGGTCTTCGACCGCGGCGATGATTTCGTCCGGGTCCATGTCGGCCAGCAGGCTTTCGCGCACTTCCTCGCCGACGTGGACCAGCACTTCGCCGTCGTCTTCCGGGTCAACCAGCCCCCACACCACTTCGCGCTTGCCGGGAGGCAGCGATTCCAGCAGGTTGCCGATCTCGGCCGGTGCCAGGGTATTGACCAGCCGGCGCACGGGCCCAAGCCGCCCGCTGTCCAATGCATCGGACAACAGCCGCAGCTGGCGTGCCGTCTTGTCGTGGCGTACGGCTTCGGCCATGCGCAGCTCCCGCGGAAAAAGAAAAGGCCGCTATCCCGTACAGGATGCGGCAACAGGGGTGGTCACCGCGTCATTATCGCTTGGATTTGTGTCAGGGCGCGACGGGATGTGGCCGGTTCGCGGTATCGACCAACGGTCGATACCTACCGGAATCTACGCGTGACCGGCACTTTCAATCCAACGCTCGATGCCGCGCCTGTCCCGCGCGGCCAGCAGCTTCGGCGCGGCCGCCTGCAGCTGCGCCCAGTCGCTGTCGCGGATCACCCGGCGCACTTCCAGCAACGTGCCAGGGTGCAGGCTGAATTCCTTCAAACCCAGCGCCAGCAGCAGGCGGGTCATGCGCGGATCGCCTGCGATTTCACCGCACACCGCCACCGGCGTGTCATGTTCGTGCCCGACGCGCAGAATCTGCGCGATCAGGCGCAGCACGGCCGGGTGCAGCGGGGAATACAGCTCGCCCACGGCTTCGTTGTTGCGGTCGGCGGCCAGCAGGTACTGCACCAGGTCGTTGGTGCCGACCGACAGGAAATCGACCAGGTCGATGAAACTCTCCAGCGCGATCGCCGCCGCCGGCACTTCGATCATCGCGCCGAACGGAATGTGCTCGGCCACTTCATGACCTTCCGCGCGCAGCAACTGCGCTTGTTTCTGCAGCCGGCGACGCACCGCCAGCACTTCCTCGCGGGTGCTGACCATCGGCAGCAGGATGCGCAGCTTTCCGTAGGCCGACGCACGCAGGATCGCGCGCAACTGGGTATCGGCGACCTTGGGCCGGGCCAGTGACAGGCGCACGCCACGCAGGCCAAGTGCCGGGTTGTCCTCGTTGCTCAGGGTCAGGCCAGTGCGGTCGGCCTTGTCCGCGCCCAGGTCCAGGGTGCGGATGGTGACCGGGCGGCCGTTCATGCCCAGCGCCGCGTCACGGTAGGTTTCGAACTGTTCCTGTTCGTCGGGCAGCTCGTCGCGCTGCAGGAACAGGAATTCGGTGCGGTACA is part of the Stenotrophomonas oahuensis genome and encodes:
- a CDS encoding prolyl oligopeptidase family serine peptidase; the protein is MARRSMVWLLCAVALLMLAGCAPTREDPTGRFEARSVTLDGRSVHYQVFIPRGAHAQAGRLPVVLFLHGSGERGSNNHAQTEAGIGPYLRRHADTFPALVVLPQVPDDEEWSGDNNRAAIAALDAVITEFGADPARQYLTGMSMGGYGSWNIALDDPQRFAAIVPVCGAVLVPRAVRPTLFVEAVAREADPYAVMAQRLKDTPIWMFHGALDDVVKPDDDRRLKAAFDAAGAKDVRYTEYPQGNHNAWDATYADAQMWAWMLAQRQ
- a CDS encoding aspartate carbamoyltransferase catalytic subunit, which translates into the protein MTATQLDSDGRLRHLLTLEGLPRETLLQLLDRAGQIRDAAVGRVGNKRQVLAGSAVCTLFFEPSTRTRSSFQLAAQRLGADVLNFDASTSSTRKGETACDTLKNLEAMGVRGFIVRHPDDGAVAALSQAAGEGTALINAGDGRSSHPTQGLLDMLTLRQAKGADFSKMKVLIVGDVKHSRVARTDLHALRTLGAGEIRVCGPQSLLPDDETLKGCIVGQDFDAMLEGVDALMMLRLQRERMEEGLVPSIEQYHAEYGLTADRLKRAGQDAAVLHPGPINRGVEVTDEVADGPQSWVLRQVANGVAVRMAVLETLLG
- the mgtE gene encoding magnesium transporter; protein product: MAEAVRHDKTARQLRLLSDALDSGRLGPVRRLVNTLAPAEIGNLLESLPPGKREVVWGLVDPEDDGEVLVHVGEEVRESLLADMDPDEIIAAVEDLDIDDLADLVEDLPDTVIDEVLKSMDRENRERLEQVLSYPEDTAGRLMNPDVVTVRADVNVDVVLRYLRLRGELPDHTDHLFVVSRRHQYLGRLSLAALVTHEDNTPINRLIDDEQPAIDVGESAEEVARQFSDHDWVSAPVVDDNNILLGRITIDDVVDIIRAQAEHQALGAAGLDEEEDLFSPIKRAVRGRVVWLGINLCTAFLAASVIGQFELTLQKVVALAVLMPIVAGVGGNAAVQVLTLMVRGIALGQVGQSNARILLWKEMRVALINGTLIGTVVGLIAFVWFQSILLSVVITLALIINFCAAALAGVLLPLLLKRMNVDPAVAGTVVVTAVTDVMGFFSFLGLATLILLH
- the ruvX gene encoding Holliday junction resolvase RuvX produces the protein MSEPASIRRDGTVLGFDVGSRRIGVAIGSSFGTHARAIAVVDVHGNGPDWGAVERLIKEWRPDGLVVGDPLTLDGQDQPNRKRAQGFARQLRERFKLPVVLVDERSSSVEAARRFAVERAEGRKRRRDAATLDAVAAAVIIERWLSAPDDATPVS
- a CDS encoding REP-associated tyrosine transposase, with translation MNSPRLRIGRVSMPNHAYELTMVCEHRRAWFDDPANARVVTALFPLLDAQGLSHSLAWVVMPDHVHWLFQLGNRPLSYVAQRFKSRSALMLNRLHLRNGRVWQTGYYDHCLRSETALRRHAFYVMENPVPGGLADRIGQYPYAWCRWPLEDDPR